A stretch of the Dichotomicrobium thermohalophilum genome encodes the following:
- a CDS encoding aa3-type cytochrome c oxidase subunit IV produces MDYQEHERTYKLFITLAQWGTVIVAVILILMAIFLV; encoded by the coding sequence ATGGACTATCAAGAACACGAGCGGACCTACAAACTCTTCATAACCCTGGCCCAGTGGGGCACGGTGATCGTCGCCGTCATTCTCATCCTGATGGCGATTTTCCTGGTTTGA